One stretch of Malus domestica chromosome 14, GDT2T_hap1 DNA includes these proteins:
- the LOC103455675 gene encoding pentatricopeptide repeat-containing protein At1g73400, mitochondrial, producing MLFQSLKTSLFSTRGVYFINMFTSNNLYLSLPSKANILGYVISPIEPISNFRNYVLSACSCYHSMPFLGTPCLNLVKLSQPINVLARFKVTARPFCSEIVAVGQSLDFDGVGGEERLLGSDVDKFYEVIMDNSYSYCDMEKALDQVGLPLTTPLVVGVLDRFRFEEKLAFRFFMWAGRQENYVHESAAYNIMIDILSCTRYKVKQFRIVCDLLDYMKRHDKNKVPVEVLLKILKQYTEKHLTYLQKFAKKKRIRVKTQPEINALNLLLDALCKCSLVQDAQDMLQRVRKKVKPDANTYNILFFGWCRVRNPTRGMRLLEEMIQEGHTPDNFTYTTAIDAFCKAGMVSEAAELFEFMRTKGSTLSSPTAKTYAIMIVALVQHDKMEECFKLLGHMINSGCLPDVSTYKELLEGMCLAGKVDEAYKFLQEMGNKGYPPDIVTYNCFLKVLCDNKKSDEALKLYGRMIDGGCMPSVQTYNMLISMYFEMSDPDGAFETWHEMDKRGCAQDTDTYCMMIEGLFDCNKVEDACCLLEDVINKEMKLPYSKFDSFLMKLSVIGDLQSIHRLSSHMRKFYNPSMARRFALNQKRKSMSLRES from the coding sequence ATGCTGTTCCAATCTCTTAAAACTTCCTTGTTTTCCACGCGAGGCGTATATTTCATCAATATGTTCACTTCTAATAATCTCTACTTATCCCTCCCCTCCAAAGCTAATATCCTTGGATATGTGATATCCCCGATTGAACCCATATCAAATTTTCGAAATTACGTGCTCTCTGCGTGTTCATGTTATCATTCCATGCCATTTCTAGGGACCCCATGTTTGAATTTGGTTAAATTATCGCAACCCATCAATGTTCTTGCAAGATTTAAGGTCACTGCGCGTCCTTTTTGTTCAGAAATCGTTGCAGTAGGTCAAAGTTTGGATTTTGATGGGGTTGGTGGTGAGGAAAGGTTATTAGGAAGTGATGTCGATAAATTTTACGAGGTGATTATGGATAACTCTTACTCATATTGTGATATGGAGAAAGCTCTTGATCAAGTTGGTTTACCATTGACTACTCCATTGGTTGTTGGAGTACTTGATAGGTTTCGTTTCGAGGAGAAACTAGCATTTAGGTTTTTTATGTGGGCAGGCCGCCAAGAGAATTATGTTCATGAATCTGCGGCATACAATATTATGATTGATATATTGTCGTGCACGAGGTATAAGGTGAAGCAGTTTCGAATTGTTTGTGATTTACTGGATTATATGAAGAGGCATGACAAGAATAAGGTTCCCGTTGAGGTTCTTTTAAAGATTTTGAAGCAATACACGGAAAAGCATCTCACCTATCTGCAGAAATTCGCCAAGAAGAAAAGGATAAGGGTGAAGACGCAGCCGGAAATCAATGCCTTGAACCTGCTGTTGGATGCTTTGTGTAAGTGCAGTCTGGTTCAGGATGCTCAAGACATGTTACAGAGGGTGAGGAAAAAGGTTAAGCCTGATGCTAATACATACAACATTTTGTTTTTCGGTTGGTGTAGAGTTAGGAACCCGACTAGAGGAATGAGGCTACTGGAAGAGATGATCCAAGAGGGTCATACGCCTGATAATTTCACATACACTACTGCCATTGATGCCTTTTGCAAGGCAGGGATGGTTTCCGAGGCCGCTGAACTATTTGAATTCATGCGAACGAAGGGTTCTACGCTTTCTTCTCCCACTGCAAAAACTtatgcaattatgattgtggctCTTGTCCAGCATGATAAAATGGAGGAGTGCTTCAAACTCCTGGGACATATGATAAACAGTGGTTGTCTTCCTGATGTTTCTACATACAAGGAGCTACTTGAAGGGATGTGTTTGGCTGGGAAGGTGGACGAGGCTTACAAGTTTTTGCAAGAGATGGGAAACAAAGGTTACCCTCCTGACATAGTTACTTATAACTGTTTTCTCAAGGTCCTTTGTGACAATAAAAAGAGTGATGAAGCACTTAAGCTTTACGGAAGGATGATAGACGGAGGTTGTATGCCTAGTGTGCAGACTTATAACATGCTGATTTCAATGTATTTTGAGATGAGTGATCCTGATGGAGCATTTGAGACTTGGCATGAGATGGATAAGAGGGGCTGCGCACAGGACACTGATACTTACTGCATGATGATTGAAGGGCTTTTTGATTGCAATAAAGTGGAAGATGCATGTTGCCTATTGGAAGACGTCATAAACAAGGAAATGAAATTGCCATATAGCAAGTTTGACTCGTTTCTGATGAAGCTTTCAGTGATTGGTGATCTTCAATCGATTCACAGGCTTTCGAGTCATATGAGAAAGTTCTATAATCCTTCCATGGCAAGACGTTTTGCATTGAACCAGAAACGGAAGAGCATGAGTTTGAGAGAGAGCTAA